From the genome of Streptomyces sp. NBC_01260, one region includes:
- a CDS encoding SAM-dependent methyltransferase: MTGHEPPAIEIDTSKPHPARMYDWFLGGKDNYPVDEQMARQLLALDSRGRDMARVNRAFMHRATRWLVENGIRQFLDIGTGIPTEPNLHQIAQRTAPDARVVYCDNDPIVLAHAAALLRSTPEGATEYIQADARRPEAILEAAGRVLDFDRPIALSLLALLHFLDDEDGAAELVDRLVDQLAPGSYLILSHTTGDFDPDGAAQAAALYKARGMTLRLRTHAELTVFFHGLDLIAPGVSLAADWHPELGEVVDVPGDEPIPGYAGVARKL, from the coding sequence ATGACCGGACACGAGCCCCCCGCCATCGAGATCGACACCAGCAAGCCGCACCCCGCGCGGATGTACGACTGGTTCCTCGGCGGCAAGGACAACTATCCGGTCGACGAGCAGATGGCCCGGCAACTGCTGGCCCTGGACTCCCGGGGCCGCGACATGGCACGGGTCAACCGGGCGTTCATGCACCGCGCCACCCGGTGGCTCGTGGAGAACGGCATCCGGCAGTTCCTCGACATCGGCACCGGCATACCCACCGAGCCCAACCTCCACCAGATCGCCCAGCGGACCGCGCCGGACGCCCGGGTCGTCTACTGCGACAACGACCCCATCGTCCTCGCACACGCGGCGGCACTGCTGCGCTCCACCCCGGAAGGCGCCACCGAGTACATCCAGGCCGACGCCCGCAGGCCCGAGGCCATCCTGGAGGCGGCCGGCCGGGTCCTCGACTTCGACAGGCCGATCGCCCTCTCGCTGCTGGCCCTGCTGCACTTCCTGGACGACGAGGACGGCGCCGCCGAGCTGGTGGACCGCCTGGTCGACCAGCTCGCGCCCGGCAGCTACCTGATCCTCTCGCACACCACGGGCGACTTCGACCCGGACGGCGCGGCCCAGGCGGCCGCCCTGTACAAGGCCCGCGGCATGACCCTGCGCCTGCGCACCCACGCCGAACTCACCGTCTTCTTCCACGGCCTCGACCTCATCGCCCCCGGGGTCTCCCTCGCCGCCGACTGGCATCCGGAGCTCGGCGAGGTCGTCGATGTCCCGGGCGACGAACCGATCCCGGGGTACGCGGGCGTGGCCCGCAAGCTCTGA
- a CDS encoding DUF397 domain-containing protein, which yields MTPIYNGMPAAELGSEGWYKPWSGGNGGNCVEAMKLSDGRIAMRQSADPDGPALIYSHREIAAFIQGAKAGQADFLLT from the coding sequence ATGACACCCATATACAACGGCATGCCGGCCGCCGAACTCGGCTCCGAGGGCTGGTACAAGCCGTGGAGCGGCGGCAACGGCGGCAATTGTGTGGAGGCCATGAAGCTGTCCGACGGAAGAATCGCCATGCGTCAGTCCGCGGACCCGGACGGCCCCGCCCTGATCTACAGCCACCGCGAGATCGCCGCCTTCATCCAGGGAGCCAAGGCCGGTCAGGCGGACTTCCTGCTGACCTGA
- a CDS encoding helix-turn-helix domain-containing protein: MSEPRSAPTVGQVVLGKRLQDLRERVGLSRDQAAKVLRVAPATIRRLETAEVALKIAYVQLLLKAYGISEEEADAFVVLAEEANKPGWWQRFHDVLPDWFSMYVSLEGAASLLRMYEPHFVPGLLQTEDYARSVMRTGAVGQTRPEDIERHVALRMQRQSLLTRPDAPRLWVVMDETVLRRPVGSPQAMRAQIDQLLEATAMPHVTLQIAEFSTGHHPGTYGPFVLFRFGVPELPDMVYSEYLTGAVYFDARPEVASYLEVMDRMAAQAATAQRTKEILRDFRKEL; the protein is encoded by the coding sequence GTGAGTGAACCGCGGTCCGCCCCGACCGTGGGTCAGGTCGTTCTCGGCAAGCGCCTGCAGGATCTGCGGGAACGGGTCGGCCTGAGCCGGGACCAGGCTGCCAAGGTGCTGCGCGTCGCGCCCGCGACGATACGCAGGCTGGAGACCGCCGAGGTCGCTCTCAAGATCGCCTATGTGCAACTCCTCCTGAAGGCCTACGGGATCTCCGAGGAGGAGGCCGACGCCTTCGTCGTCCTCGCCGAGGAGGCCAACAAGCCGGGCTGGTGGCAGCGGTTCCACGACGTGCTGCCCGACTGGTTCAGCATGTACGTCAGCCTGGAGGGCGCCGCGAGCCTGCTGCGCATGTACGAGCCGCACTTCGTCCCCGGACTGCTGCAGACCGAGGACTACGCGCGCTCGGTGATGCGTACCGGAGCGGTCGGCCAGACCAGGCCGGAGGACATCGAGCGCCATGTGGCACTGCGGATGCAGCGCCAGTCCCTGCTCACCCGGCCGGACGCCCCGCGGCTGTGGGTCGTGATGGACGAGACGGTGCTGCGCCGCCCGGTGGGCAGCCCGCAGGCCATGCGCGCCCAGATCGACCAGTTGCTCGAAGCGACCGCGATGCCCCATGTGACCCTCCAGATCGCGGAGTTCTCGACCGGCCATCACCCGGGCACCTACGGGCCGTTCGTACTCTTCCGGTTCGGCGTCCCCGAGCTCCCCGACATGGTCTACAGCGAGTACCTGACCGGGGCCGTCTACTTCGACGCACGCCCCGAGGTGGCCTCCTACCTCGAGGTCATGGACCGCATGGCGGCCCAGGCCGCGACTGCACAACGCACGAAGGAAATCCTCCGGGACTTCCGCAAGGAGCTGTGA
- a CDS encoding ATP-binding protein translates to MAPGSALIPRLMDLCPGTEALRYCFALPARPESVAGARQLTRARLDEWRLDGDAHDAAILIVSELVTNAVVHTASSRVVCELRCLDQRLRIAVQDQGHQPGGPRLGRGADDEHGRGLLLVDAMCSSWGSRDAGGGSGRIVWAELPHGSEHSC, encoded by the coding sequence GTGGCACCTGGCAGTGCGCTCATCCCCCGGCTCATGGACCTCTGCCCCGGGACGGAAGCGCTCCGGTACTGCTTCGCGCTGCCCGCGCGCCCGGAGTCGGTGGCCGGTGCCCGGCAGCTGACCCGGGCCCGGCTGGACGAGTGGCGGCTGGACGGCGACGCACACGACGCGGCGATCCTCATCGTGTCCGAACTGGTCACCAACGCGGTGGTGCACACCGCCAGCTCTCGCGTCGTGTGCGAGCTGCGCTGCCTCGATCAGCGGCTGCGCATAGCCGTACAGGACCAAGGACACCAGCCCGGCGGGCCGCGGCTGGGCCGCGGCGCCGATGACGAGCACGGACGCGGCCTGCTGCTCGTCGACGCGATGTGCAGCTCCTGGGGGTCCCGCGACGCCGGGGGCGGCTCGGGCCGCATCGTCTGGGCAGAACTGCCGCACGGCTCGGAGCACTCATGCTGA
- a CDS encoding carbohydrate-binding protein has product MRLYADGPDAAGTLQAELATDVLGTTRGDAATGLLGSGDRFGFRRVQFGAGADRMTVRVAAPGRGVTGALQVRLDSPKGRIVGVLPVQATGGADTWQEQSAKLPHTVTGSHDVYVVAAGGARTAAVDWLTFGR; this is encoded by the coding sequence ATCCGTCTCTACGCGGACGGGCCGGACGCCGCCGGGACGCTCCAGGCCGAACTGGCCACCGACGTCCTGGGCACCACCCGGGGCGATGCCGCCACCGGGCTGCTGGGCTCAGGTGACCGCTTCGGCTTCCGCAGGGTCCAGTTCGGTGCGGGCGCGGACCGGATGACCGTCCGCGTCGCGGCGCCGGGCCGGGGCGTGACCGGTGCGCTCCAGGTGCGGCTGGACAGCCCGAAGGGCCGGATCGTGGGTGTGCTGCCGGTGCAGGCGACCGGCGGCGCCGACACCTGGCAGGAGCAGTCGGCGAAGCTGCCGCACACCGTCACCGGTTCGCACGACGTGTACGTCGTCGCCGCAGGCGGCGCGAGGACCGCGGCCGTCGACTGGCTGACGTTTGGCAGGTGA
- a CDS encoding right-handed parallel beta-helix repeat-containing protein: protein MELRRRPGTGPGVTARRATGRRGVTPRGGCEAATVLQRVQYGAQQGRRTRQPGPRQDVTVRGLDLWGTSLRTGKDSTGVLVEDLNARYVSEYSTLPMPADDELAIEPGEGHIVVSRILDSGVQLLGTGNPLRDSEIGYSAGTGVLVRGSGNTVTNTYIHDIGWMGSYTPGIEINGSDHTVTHNTVRRTGRGSIDVSWQLNRVPFHNNEIAYNDLSEAMRTSRDGSPFYVCCNLDATGTSVDHNIVHDDDGQVGYYIDNSSGNFLQAGRRGERPFLHPGGRLRARHRPLSADHPHRTRRHRMGCERDPSLRGRAGRRRDAPGRTGHRRPGHHPGRCRHRAAGLR, encoded by the coding sequence ATGGAGCTGCGCCGCCGGCCAGGCACCGGTCCGGGGGTCACCGCCCGGCGAGCCACCGGCCGACGGGGTGTCACTCCGCGCGGTGGGTGCGAGGCCGCCACCGTGCTCCAGCGCGTGCAGTACGGCGCGCAGCAGGGCCGACGCACGCGTCAGCCCGGTCCGCGACAGGACGTCACCGTGCGCGGCCTCGACCTGTGGGGCACCTCGCTGCGCACCGGCAAGGACAGCACCGGCGTCCTCGTCGAGGACCTGAACGCCCGTTACGTCTCCGAGTACTCGACGCTCCCGATGCCCGCCGACGACGAACTCGCCATCGAACCGGGCGAGGGCCACATCGTCGTCTCCCGGATCCTGGACTCCGGTGTCCAGCTCCTGGGCACCGGAAACCCCCTGCGTGACAGCGAGATCGGCTACTCCGCCGGCACCGGCGTCCTGGTGCGCGGCAGCGGCAACACGGTCACCAACACCTACATCCACGACATCGGCTGGATGGGCAGCTACACCCCCGGCATCGAGATCAACGGCAGCGACCACACGGTCACCCACAACACCGTCCGCCGCACCGGGCGGGGCAGCATCGACGTGTCGTGGCAGCTCAACAGAGTGCCGTTCCACAACAACGAGATCGCCTACAACGACCTCTCCGAGGCGATGCGGACCTCCCGCGACGGCAGCCCGTTCTACGTCTGCTGCAACCTGGACGCGACCGGCACCAGTGTGGACCACAACATCGTCCACGACGACGACGGCCAGGTCGGCTACTACATCGACAACTCCTCCGGGAACTTCCTGCAAGCCGGTCGCCGAGGTGAGCGGCCGTTCCTTCACCCAGGAGGCCGTCTTCGCGCCCGCCACCGTCCGCTGTCTGCGGATCACCCTCACCGCACCCGGCGACACCGAATGGGGTGTGAACGAGATCCGTCTCTACGCGGACGGGCCGGACGCCGCCGGGACGCTCCAGGCCGAACTGGCCACCGACGTCCTGGGCACCACCCGGGGCGATGCCGCCACCGGGCTGCTGGGCTCAGGTGA